In Harmonia axyridis chromosome X, icHarAxyr1.1, whole genome shotgun sequence, a single window of DNA contains:
- the LOC123686069 gene encoding voltage-dependent calcium channel subunit alpha-2/delta-4 isoform X1 produces MVSENCIPERSFGWICLALVTFLLLLPNSFAQDEDIPHNDVKNWALKFGVDLWHIGKSCTRMNELQRKYHDVNINVARKDGLLLIREMAAEVKNMMDFKMSAVMRIMDSAEQAALTPQSDNGQPFKYYNAQRLNVFAPDGRPADGTREMLLTPNPHFDHLPVNTSLSTILLPPGINEEDSEVHNAIQWSEHLDPLFVNNYEGDPSLSWQFFGSSTGFLRRYPGIAWPPEDISTIWERPRNERNIYDFRSSAWYINAATSPKDIVILVDNSASMKKEKINLAILTVESILDTLSDNDFVNVYKFSTTTEESVPCTRDVLVQANFENLKMLKDSLGSFESENVANFTSALITGFEILHKYNRTGQGSQCNQAIMLITNGPPSSYKEIFKQYNFPHRPVRVFTYLIGKDASNADEMHWMACSNKGYYTRIKSANEIKRKVLHYTEVMARPMVMYQNDHPIQWTAAYVGGKADSFDRTKQGQLMTTVTTPVFDRRNHTVRVANVLGVVGTDVSIDHIKKLIPAYKLGVNGYSFMVNNNGHVLYHPDLRPLLNNDLYQDTLKPQYVSVDLTEVELVENESGPRENHSVLLDLRHDMIEQKEGETEIGVKVHYDNMRRVATRRYKYFHKPIEGTPYSLGLAIPEGYGMMELLAEQEIKHSQKNVTDFFKGNNWRVHPDWVYCEYTNGESGEQRFRTAEDRVLHFLSRSRRPGWKWMSVRPRSPLQREHHYTLTKHDRDAYFCDKTLLQSLVLDAKVTEEIMQKRNSHSRETDNHPIGNLFQSYLESGGYKIFGLTLSFVATRSGLLRWTDHDGKPEFNTEPHFSENNVRAMDETWYKRAVDQHSIEPESFVYSVPFDVGTSGTPMITATHAVFVEHKGHKAPAAVVGVQYLHSTLAKHFINITSTCSGSSCNKTCTSDKLDCYILDNNGFIIISENPEHTGRFFGQIDGTIMDSLVQDRIYKKLPVYDYQGVCSNSRGFFSADSSTIKPFKSFGIVYNLILKVVLCFFLHLEKAYGAALSYSEDGVPISSPDLMDIYSEYDYPTGEDGMEDHVPIAAPPPASNPASFTPPFESDPLDGVEMEQFGIRPCDKKVDLYILQPERLSFSGQSSPLKGKLTNCHVTGCERPFSVQKIPHSNLILLVVDTTCPCGSKQLSILPQEVMYDASNGGCVHKHRDSLPRRRPTKCINYHPEEIEIHICGSASSTYASQVFLLMVFFSRKILLTSLMS; encoded by the exons ATGGTGAGTGAAAATTGTATCCCTGAAAGGAGCTTCGGTTGGATCTGTTTGGCTCTTGTTACGTTTCTTCTACTTTTGCCGAATTCGTTTGCTCAGGATGAGGACATACCGCATAATGA CGTGAAAAACTGGGCCTTGAAATTTGGTGTAGATTTATGGCATATTGGAAAGTCCTGTACCAGGATGAACGAATTGCAAAGA AAATATCACGATGTTAACATTAATGTAGCTAGGAAAGATGGACTGCTTTTAATTAGGGAAATGGCGGCAGAAGTTAAAAATATGATGGATTTCAAAATGAGCGCTGTTATG CGAATCATGGATTCAGCCGAACAAGCAGCATTAACACCACAGTCCGATAATGGACAACCGTTCAAATACTATAATGCTCAAAGATTGAACGTATTTGCGCCAGATGGACGTCCAGCTGATGGTACAAGAGAGATGCTTCTAACACCAAATCCACATTTCGACCATTTACCAGTCAATACAAGTCTCAGCACAATACTACTACCTCCAGGGATCAACGAAGAAG aCTCTGAAGTGCACAATGCAATACAGTGGTCCGAACATTTAGATCCTTTATTTGTTAATAATTATGAAGGAGATCCGTCTCTTTCTTGGCAATTTTTCGGCAGCTCAACTGGTTTTTTACGTCGATATCCAG GAATAGCCTGGCCTCCAGAAGACATATCCACAATTTGGGAACGACcaagaaatgaaagaaatatatatGATTTTCGTTCTTCCGCCTGGTATATTAACGCAGCTACCTCTCCTAAGGACATAGTGATTCTGGTGGACAACTCGGCTTCAATGAAGAAGGAAAAGATTAACCTTGCCATATTGACGGTTGAATCCATTCTGGATACACTTTCTGATAATGATTTTGTCAATGTCTATAAATTTTCAACGACAACAGAAGAAAGTGTACCTTGTACCAGGGATGTTCTTGTTCAG GCCAATTTTGAAAACCTAAAAATGCTCAAAGACTCACTGGGTTCCTTTGAATCCGAAAATGTGGCCAATTTTACGTCAGCACTTATAACAGGATTCGAAATACTTCACAAG TACAATAGAACTGGACAAGGCTCTCAATGCAATCAGGCAATAATGTTGATAACAAATGGTCCACCATCTAGTTATAAGGAAATTTTCAAGCAATACAATTTTCCGCACAGGCCAGTCAGGGTTTTCACGTATCTCATAGGAAAAGATGCTAGTAATGCTGATGAGATGCACTGGATGGCTTGCTCAAACAAAG GTTATTACACGAGAATAAAGAGTGCCAACGAGATAAAAAGAAAAGTTCTTCATTACACAGAGGTTATGGCACGACCAATGGTCATGTACCAAAACGATCATCCCATTCAGTGGACAGCAGCTTATGTTGGTGGCAAg GCTGATAGTTTCGATCGTACAAAGCAAGGACAGCTAATGACAACAGTCACCACACCTGTGTTTGATCGCCGAAACCACACT GTACGTGTGGCCAATGTTCTGGGAGTTGTTGGTACAGATGTGTCCATAGATCACATCAAGAAACTCATACCAGCTTACAAA CTCGGTGTGAATGGTTATTCATTTATGGTAAACAACAATGGACATGTCCTGTATCACCCAGATTTGAGACCTCTG CTCAACAATGATCTGTATCAAGATACGCtcaaacctcagtatgtttctGTTGATTTGACAGAAGTCGAATTGGTAGAAAATGAGAGTGGTCCACGTGAAAATCATTCTGTTCTGCTAGAT TTGAGACATGATATGATTGAGCAAAAAGAAGGTGAAACGGAAATTGGGGTGAAAGTACACTATGACAATATG AGACGTGTTGCAACACGAAGatacaaatattttcataagCCCATAGAGGGTACACCATATTCGCTGGGCTTAGCCATACCAGAAGGGTATGGTATGATGGAGTTACTAGCAGAACAGGAGATCAAGCACAGCCAAAAAAATG tCACTGACTTTTTCAAAGGCAACAATTGGCGAGTGCATCCAGATTG GGTATATTGCGAATATACTAACGGCGAATCTGGAGAACAACGGTTCAGAACTGCTGAAGATAGAGTGCTTCATTTTCTTTCCCGAAGTAGAAGACCTGGATGGAAATGGATGTCTGTAAGACCTAGGTCGCCTTTGCAGAGGGAGCATCATTACACCTTAACGAAACATGATAGGGATGCATATTTTT GTGATAAAACTCTTTTGCAATCACTTGTTTTGGACGCTAAAGTAACAGAGGAAATAATGCAAAAAAGAAATTCGCATTCAAGAGAAACTGATAACCA TCCTATTGGCAACCTTTTCCAAAGTTACTTAGAAAG TGGTGGCTACAAAATTTTTGGATTGACTCTCTCCTTTGTGGCAACCCGTAGTGGACTTCTGAGATGGACAGATCATGATGGAAAACCAGAATTCAATACAGAACC GCATTTCAGCGAAAATAACGTACGGGCAATGGACGAAACTTGGTATAAAAGAGCAGTGGACCAACATTCGATAGAACCAGAAAGTTTCGTCTATTCAGTACCATTCGACGTAGGTACCTCAGGAACACCTATGATAACAGCAACGCATGCTGTATTTGTCGAACATAAAGGACATAAAGCACCAGCTGCTGTTGTTGGGGTCCAGTATCTCCATTCCACACTAGCCAAACATTTCATCAATATCACATCAACG TGTTCAGGGTCTTCTTGCAATAAAACATGCACCAGCGACAAGTTGGACTGCTACATTCTAGACAATAATGGGTTCATAATTATATCAGAGAATCCGGAGCATACTGGGAGATTTTTTGGTCAAATAGATGGAACCATCATGGATTCTCTGGTACAAGACAGGATTTATAAAAAACTACCAGTTTATGACTATCAAGGAGTTTGCTCGAACAGCAGAGGATTTTTCAGCGCTGATTCTTCGACTATAAAG CCTTTCAAATCCTTTGGCATCGTGTACAACTTGATCCTGAAGGTTGTGTTATGTTTCTTCCTCCACCTTGAAAAAGCTTATGGTGCTGCGCTTTCCTACTCTGAAGATG GTGTTCCGATTTCCTCTCCAGATCTGATGGACATTTATTCGGAATACGATTATCCCACAGGTGAGGATGGAATGGAGGACCATGTACCAATTGCGGCACCTCCACCAGCCTCTAACCCTGCCTCTTTCACCCCTCCGTTCGAGTCTGATCCTTTGGATGGTGTTGAAATGGAACAATTTGGAATTAGACCTTGCGACAAGAAAGTCGATCTCTACATATTGCAGCCTGAGAGGTTGAGTTTCAGTGGGCAAAGCAGTCCTCTCAAGGGTAAATTGACGAATTGTCACGTGACTGGATGTGAAAG GCCTTTCAGTGTACAGAAGATACCACACAGTAATCTGATTCTGTTAGTGGTCGATACCACGTGTCCATGTGGTAGTAAGCAACTTAGCATACTACCACAAGAAGTTATGTACGATGCTTCTAATGGAGGATGTGTGCACAAACATAGGGACAGTTTGCCAAGAAGAAGGCCCACCAAGTGCATCAACTATCATCCTGAG gaaatagaGATACATATCTGTGGATCAGCGTCATCTACATATGCGTCGCAGGTCTTCCTTTTAATGGTCTTCTTTTCAAGGAAAATATTGCTGACCTCTTTAATGTCGTGA